In Chryseobacterium salivictor, the DNA window CCATCAAAAATGGTGCGGTATATTTCTGTCGCAGGAAATACAGAAGCCTATGATCAGATCAATGAATTGGAATATCACAAAGGATTCATTTACGCCAATGTTTGGCAGAAACCCATTATCCTTAAAATAAATCCCGCAAACGGGGAAGTGGTTGGCAAATTCGATTTTACCGAAATCGCAAAACTGAATACCAAAGATGCAACCAACGATGTATTAAACGGTATCGCGTTCAAAGGTGATCATATGTTGGTTACCGGAAAATTATGGTCTAAGATTTATGAGGTTTCGATAAAATAAATGGATGCTGAAGATTGGTGAAATTGTATGCCTGTTGTTATTTTGTTCACTCACTGCGCAGAAAACGCTGCCGTTTGATACTTTAAGAGTAAGCACCGCCAAGGATCTTTTTGCAGATAATTACGGAAATATTTATCTGTACCAAAACAAAGATTTCAGTTTTACCAAATACGATTCACTGGGAAACCAAAAAGCGAAACTGATGTTGACTTTGCCGTTTCGGATTCAGTCGGTGCAGAATCCTTTAAATATTCCCTCGTTTTCTGAAAATGCACAGGAATTAAAGTTTTTCGACCAAAATTTAAATCAGATTCAAACCATTAATTTGCGGCAGAAATTTGGTTTTATAAAAACCGCTTATGTCGAAGATCTGCAGCAGGTGTGGCTGTTAGATGAAAGTACGAAACGGCTGATCCAGTACAATTTCCGGGACGACCGTATCATCAATACCTTTTCATTTGATTTTAATTTTGAAAATGTCGCCGATCTTTTAATTTTCGAAAAAAAGGTTTATTTCTTATTTGGTGATCATCTGTCGGTTTATAATTTCAAATCAGAGAAAACAGCTGATTTTGAGCTGGAAAATGGCCGGAAACTTCGACGCGAAAATGACCGGATCTTTGTTGTTTCCAAAACCGCCATCTATAAAATAGAAGAGCACGCTTTGAAAACGGTTTTTAAGGCTGACAATTCACAAATTGTGGATAAAAACTCTGCTTCTTATTTTGTTATCAAAGGGAACAAACTTTATCTTTACCCCCTCGAAAAAGAGGTCGGAATTAAATAGCAGTTTTCTTTCAGTTGAATAACAGAAATTTATTAAGTGTTTAATTCAACGACTTTTTTTCGAATATAAATTACTGATTCATTAAATAAAATTTAGAAATGCACATTGCTGTTACAGGAAATATCGGCGCGGGAAAAACGACTTTAACCACTATGTTATCAAAACATTACGGTTGGGAAGCGCAATTTGAAGATGTAGATCATAATCCTTATTTGGAGGATTTTTATGCCGATATGAGCAAATGGAGTTTTGCCTTACAAATTTATTTTTTGGGAAGTAGATTCCGCCAGGTAAAAGAAATTCGGGACAGCGGAAAAAGCGTCATTCAGGACCGTACGATTTATGAAGATGCACACATTTTTGCTGAAAATCTAAATGACATGGAATTGTTGACTGACCGTGATTTCGCCAATTATTCCTCCGTCTTTCATCTGATGAAAAGTTTTGTTTCGGCACCTGATTTATTGATTTATTTAAAGTCTGATGTTCCCAATCTGGTGAAGAAAATCTACAAAAGAGGGCGTGATTATGAAGCGTCAATTTCGATTGAATATCTTTCAAAACTGAATCAGAAATATGAAAGTTGGATTGCGGAATATAGCGAAGGAAAACTATTGGTCATCGAAGTAGATGATTTGGATTTTGTGGAGAGACCTGAAGATTTTGGTTTAATTCTGCAAAGAATAGAAACTGAGTTGCACGGATTGTTTTAAATTTTTCTTTAATATGGGAAAAC includes these proteins:
- a CDS encoding deoxynucleoside kinase — protein: MHIAVTGNIGAGKTTLTTMLSKHYGWEAQFEDVDHNPYLEDFYADMSKWSFALQIYFLGSRFRQVKEIRDSGKSVIQDRTIYEDAHIFAENLNDMELLTDRDFANYSSVFHLMKSFVSAPDLLIYLKSDVPNLVKKIYKRGRDYEASISIEYLSKLNQKYESWIAEYSEGKLLVIEVDDLDFVERPEDFGLILQRIETELHGLF